In a genomic window of Aggregatimonas sangjinii:
- a CDS encoding SH3 domain-containing protein, producing MKRITFILILLIGLSAVGQNEALFEAANKAYNEGEYTASIAQYEKILEQGQHSAELYYNLGNAHYKLNQIAPSIYYYEKALLLKPNDPEIKNNLAYANNMTLDAIDTMPEMGFSKFYNRIVRWFTFDQWAYLGVFSMLLFVLLYIVFYFFHDATRKRIAFILSLIGLLVSIFAVAMAFVNYADFNSNQPAIVFDNEIAVRSEPNERGEGIFILHEGTKVNVLESLNGYQKIKIADGKTGWLPKESIKLLKDF from the coding sequence GTGAAACGAATAACATTCATATTGATTCTTTTAATCGGCCTTTCGGCGGTTGGGCAAAACGAAGCACTTTTCGAAGCGGCCAATAAAGCTTATAATGAAGGAGAATATACTGCATCCATAGCGCAGTATGAAAAGATTTTGGAGCAGGGACAGCATTCCGCCGAACTCTATTACAACCTCGGCAATGCGCATTACAAACTCAATCAAATTGCCCCGAGCATCTATTACTACGAAAAAGCGCTGCTCTTAAAACCAAACGACCCGGAAATCAAAAACAATTTAGCTTATGCCAACAACATGACATTGGATGCCATAGATACCATGCCGGAAATGGGTTTCTCGAAATTCTATAACAGAATAGTACGTTGGTTTACTTTTGACCAATGGGCCTATCTAGGAGTGTTCAGCATGCTATTATTCGTATTGCTCTATATCGTTTTTTACTTTTTTCATGATGCTACACGAAAACGCATCGCTTTTATTTTGAGCTTAATCGGTTTATTGGTGTCCATTTTTGCGGTGGCTATGGCATTCGTAAATTATGCTGACTTTAATAGCAACCAACCGGCCATCGTCTTCGATAATGAAATAGCTGTGCGCTCCGAACCCAACGAGCGCGGAGAGGGAATTTTTATTCTACACGAGGGTACGAAAGTAAATGTACTCGAATCGCTCAATGGTTATCAAAAAATTAAGATTGCGGATGGTAAGACCGGATGGCTCCCAAAAGAAAGTATTAAACTGTTGAAGGATTTTTAG
- a CDS encoding BatD family protein has translation MQLKKYICLLPLLLLAFLAKGQDDDGITFEMRLSKDKLGINERLRVDFTMNKDGDNFTPPDFKGFKVVMGPSQSISSSWYNGVRSYSKTYSYTVSPTAKGNFSIGQASIVIDGKTYKSTPKKVVVTEAVDRPNGQVTADDIADEHLHLVAEVSNSNPYLNEAISVVYKLYVSNSISASSDRTIDIPKYENFWSQDITRTNEPVRNDTYKEKPYRSKVFKRVVLYPQKSGKLEIEPFTIEMRVDVPTSRRDFFGRPVYASTTKVVSAGRRTITVKPLPEQGKPVDFTGAVGDFDFKVTTNKTSLNASESLQADVEVSGKGNLKLFQLPEPSLPSALEVYDPEFKESVRTTISGSQGKVGNSYTIVPSFRGKYPIPPISFSYFNPNTEKYNTLKSEEIIINVTSGPSNDNDPSGTVSNNKQTVTTTGNQFNFIKLTPNLSAIGSNYFFNTSCFYLWWLLPLLLIPLAIVIRNKREARAGDVTGNRLRKANRLARKYLSAAKKTLGDKDAFYVALEKALHNYLKAKLKIETSEFSKDKIASLLQEKKVDDSTKDGFIGLLKNCEMARYSQFSKVQMQQDYDLASEVISTMDKQL, from the coding sequence ATGCAATTGAAAAAGTACATCTGTTTACTGCCTTTACTCTTGCTTGCGTTCTTAGCTAAGGGGCAGGACGACGATGGCATCACGTTCGAGATGCGCCTGAGCAAGGATAAGTTGGGAATAAACGAACGATTACGGGTTGATTTTACGATGAACAAAGACGGGGATAATTTTACCCCTCCGGATTTTAAGGGTTTCAAAGTGGTCATGGGGCCATCACAGTCGATCAGTTCTTCGTGGTACAATGGGGTACGAAGTTATTCAAAGACCTATTCCTATACCGTGTCCCCAACGGCCAAGGGTAATTTCTCCATCGGCCAAGCATCTATCGTCATTGATGGCAAAACGTACAAATCAACACCAAAAAAAGTAGTAGTTACCGAGGCGGTCGACCGACCCAATGGCCAAGTTACTGCAGACGATATCGCCGACGAACATCTGCATCTAGTGGCCGAGGTTTCCAATTCGAATCCTTATTTGAATGAGGCGATCAGTGTAGTCTACAAGCTTTACGTCAGCAATTCGATAAGTGCATCAAGTGACCGTACCATCGATATTCCGAAATACGAGAATTTCTGGAGCCAGGATATTACCCGAACGAACGAACCTGTTCGGAACGATACCTATAAAGAAAAGCCCTATCGCTCCAAAGTCTTTAAAAGGGTGGTGCTGTATCCCCAAAAATCCGGTAAACTCGAAATAGAGCCCTTTACTATAGAAATGCGGGTGGACGTGCCCACGAGCCGACGCGATTTCTTTGGCAGACCAGTATACGCCTCAACCACCAAGGTCGTCTCGGCCGGTAGGCGCACGATTACCGTTAAACCATTGCCTGAACAAGGTAAACCGGTCGATTTTACCGGGGCGGTAGGAGATTTCGATTTTAAGGTGACTACAAATAAGACGAGCCTCAATGCATCCGAGTCGTTGCAAGCAGATGTGGAGGTCAGTGGTAAAGGAAACCTAAAACTGTTTCAGCTCCCAGAGCCTAGTCTACCGAGCGCTTTGGAAGTATACGATCCAGAATTCAAAGAGAGTGTTCGGACTACGATTTCGGGTTCGCAGGGAAAAGTCGGTAATAGCTACACCATCGTGCCGTCGTTTCGCGGAAAATACCCGATACCTCCCATTTCGTTCAGTTACTTTAATCCGAATACCGAAAAATACAACACGCTTAAATCGGAAGAGATCATTATCAATGTCACCTCGGGGCCCTCTAACGACAATGACCCGTCAGGCACGGTTTCCAATAACAAGCAGACCGTAACGACCACGGGAAATCAATTCAATTTTATCAAATTAACTCCCAATCTCTCGGCCATAGGTTCAAATTACTTTTTCAATACAAGCTGTTTTTATTTGTGGTGGTTGTTGCCCTTGCTACTTATTCCACTTGCTATTGTAATACGAAATAAAAGGGAAGCCCGGGCGGGTGACGTTACCGGAAACAGGCTACGTAAGGCAAACCGATTGGCGCGAAAGTATCTCTCGGCCGCCAAGAAGACCTTGGGAGATAAGGATGCGTTTTATGTCGCACTGGAGAAGGCCCTGCATAATTATTTAAAAGCGAAATTGAAAATCGAAACTTCCGAATTCAGTAAGGATAAAATCGCTTCGCTGCTGCAGGAGAAGAAAGTAGATGACAGCACAAAGGATGGCTTTATCGGCCTCTTGAAAAATTGTGAGATGGCCCGATATAGTCAATTTTCAAAAGTTCAGATGCAACAGGATTACGATTTGGCCAGCGAAGTTATCTCAACAATGGATAAGCAACTGTAA
- a CDS encoding tetratricopeptide repeat protein, whose product MKRFVLFIFLAGSFASAQEDDAVKAQEKALRESKNLTYEGNQELTTNKFIEAEVEYRKAIAKSDQNAVAPYNLGNAYYNNATYSEAFGRFKQAGERASEKPEKHKAYHNMGNVFMKRKEYEKAVEAYKQALRNNPKDEETRYNLALAKEMLKKDQQNQDQNKDDKNEDEKDKKDDKKDGDNKEENKDQQDKGDEGDQKKENEEENKEGDGDKKEEQKNKPKEGDEKEEQQRRPNQLSKQQIQNLLEAMQQEEKKVQQKIDAKKVKGVKVKNEKDW is encoded by the coding sequence ATGAAACGATTCGTTCTTTTTATTTTTTTAGCGGGAAGTTTTGCTTCTGCGCAAGAAGATGATGCCGTTAAAGCACAGGAGAAAGCCCTCCGGGAGTCTAAAAATCTCACATACGAAGGTAACCAAGAGCTGACAACGAATAAGTTTATCGAAGCCGAAGTTGAATACCGAAAGGCGATAGCCAAAAGTGATCAAAACGCTGTAGCACCCTACAATTTGGGTAATGCCTACTACAACAACGCTACCTATAGCGAAGCGTTCGGCCGCTTTAAACAGGCAGGTGAGCGCGCTAGCGAAAAGCCCGAAAAGCACAAGGCCTATCACAATATGGGCAATGTTTTCATGAAAAGAAAGGAATACGAGAAAGCGGTCGAGGCTTACAAGCAGGCGCTCCGCAACAACCCAAAAGACGAGGAAACCCGCTATAATCTGGCACTGGCCAAGGAAATGCTGAAAAAGGACCAGCAGAACCAAGATCAGAACAAAGACGATAAGAACGAGGACGAAAAGGATAAGAAGGACGATAAAAAAGACGGGGATAATAAAGAAGAAAACAAAGACCAGCAGGATAAAGGGGACGAAGGCGATCAAAAAAAGGAAAACGAAGAGGAAAACAAGGAAGGTGATGGAGATAAAAAAGAGGAGCAGAAAAATAAGCCCAAAGAAGGCGATGAGAAGGAAGAACAGCAGCGTCGCCCCAATCAATTGAGCAAACAACAGATTCAAAATCTATTGGAGGCCATGCAGCAAGAAGAGAAAAAAGTGCAGCAAAAAATCGACGCCAAAAAAGTGAAAGGCGTTAAAGTGAAGAACGAGAAAGACTGGTAA
- a CDS encoding vWA domain-containing protein — translation MIQLDEKIYFYLLAVIPVMVLIFVLLQLWKSRTRKKFAKGKLLKRLSPDRSNFKSTLKLLFFLLGITCLIVALVNPKMGTKLETVKREGVDIVFAVDVSKSMLAEDIAPNRLEKAKRIVSEIIGELASDRVGIIAYAGQAYPQLPITTDYGAAKMFLQSMNTDMLTSQGTAIDAAIELAGTYYDDEEQTNRVLFIVSDGEDHSEGSTLGAVEKAAEAGIRIFTIGVGSTKGAPIPLKRNGIVESLKKDGQGEVVITKLNETVLTDIADEGEGEFINGANTEEAVDYIKDQLLQMDKKEFEAKQIADFKDQFQWFLGAGLLFLFLDVFVLDRKTKWLRKLNLFNEKAID, via the coding sequence ATGATTCAGTTAGACGAAAAAATATACTTTTATTTGCTCGCTGTCATACCAGTGATGGTTCTGATTTTCGTGTTGTTGCAACTATGGAAAAGTCGTACTCGAAAAAAGTTCGCAAAAGGGAAATTGCTCAAAAGGCTAAGTCCGGACCGGTCTAATTTTAAAAGCACCTTGAAGCTTTTGTTCTTTCTCTTGGGGATTACTTGTTTGATTGTGGCGCTCGTGAACCCCAAAATGGGCACGAAACTTGAAACGGTAAAACGGGAAGGTGTTGATATCGTATTCGCCGTAGACGTCTCTAAAAGTATGTTGGCCGAAGATATCGCCCCGAACCGTTTGGAAAAGGCAAAACGAATCGTTTCGGAAATCATAGGTGAACTGGCCAGCGACCGTGTGGGCATTATCGCTTACGCCGGACAAGCATACCCCCAACTGCCGATTACGACCGATTATGGTGCGGCAAAAATGTTCCTGCAAAGTATGAATACCGATATGCTTACTTCGCAAGGTACCGCCATAGATGCAGCCATCGAGCTTGCCGGAACCTATTATGACGATGAGGAACAGACCAATCGTGTGCTGTTTATCGTTTCCGATGGGGAAGACCATTCCGAAGGTTCGACCCTGGGTGCTGTCGAAAAAGCGGCGGAAGCAGGTATTCGAATATTTACAATCGGAGTGGGAAGTACCAAAGGGGCGCCTATCCCACTAAAACGCAACGGCATCGTTGAAAGTCTTAAAAAAGACGGACAAGGTGAAGTGGTGATCACCAAGTTGAACGAGACGGTTTTGACCGATATCGCCGATGAGGGTGAAGGAGAATTCATAAATGGTGCCAATACCGAGGAGGCCGTAGATTACATCAAAGATCAGTTGTTGCAAATGGACAAAAAGGAGTTCGAAGCCAAACAAATAGCCGATTTCAAAGACCAATTTCAATGGTTTTTGGGTGCAGGGCTTTTATTTCTATTTTTAGATGTATTTGTATTGGATAGGAAAACCAAATGGCTGCGAAAACTCAATCTGTTTAATGAAAAAGCTATAGACTAA
- a CDS encoding vWA domain-containing protein — MFTDIDFANPEFFWLLLLLPLAVLWYFLKRKDQNASLKISSVGGFAKQGLLPKLKPLLFFFRLLALAAIIVAMARPQTEDISTRTKTTKGIDIVMAIDVSSSMLARDLKPNRLSALKKVAANFIKKRPNDRIGLVAYAGEGYTKTPITSDKSLVLNALREITYGQLSDGTAIGMGLATSVNRLKESKAISKIIILLTDGVNNMGFIEPQTAADLAVEFGIKTYTIGLGSNGNALTPVAYNADGSFRYGLRQVEIDEKLLEDIAKATGGKYFRATNNSKLEEIYDEINKLERTEIEEFKYYKYEEKFRPWIFLAGALLLLEWLLRHTLFRSFI; from the coding sequence ATGTTTACAGATATCGATTTCGCGAACCCGGAGTTTTTTTGGCTGCTATTGTTGCTGCCTCTGGCCGTGCTTTGGTATTTTTTGAAACGAAAAGACCAGAATGCATCTCTCAAGATTTCGAGTGTTGGCGGGTTTGCCAAGCAAGGTTTGCTTCCCAAGCTGAAACCGTTATTGTTTTTCTTTCGCCTTCTGGCTTTGGCAGCGATAATCGTTGCCATGGCCCGGCCACAAACAGAGGATATTTCCACGCGGACAAAAACAACCAAAGGAATCGATATCGTCATGGCAATAGACGTTTCCTCAAGTATGCTGGCCCGTGACCTTAAGCCCAACCGCCTATCTGCTCTTAAGAAAGTAGCCGCAAACTTTATAAAAAAACGGCCGAACGATCGCATCGGCTTGGTGGCATATGCGGGCGAGGGCTACACAAAAACACCGATCACCAGCGACAAGTCCTTGGTATTGAACGCGCTTCGTGAAATCACCTATGGCCAACTTAGCGATGGTACCGCTATCGGAATGGGCTTGGCGACTTCGGTGAACCGCCTTAAAGAAAGCAAGGCCATTAGTAAAATCATTATTCTATTGACCGACGGAGTCAACAACATGGGGTTTATAGAACCGCAGACAGCGGCCGATCTTGCCGTTGAATTTGGTATAAAAACCTATACCATCGGCCTGGGCTCGAATGGAAATGCGCTTACGCCTGTCGCCTACAATGCCGATGGCTCGTTTAGATACGGCTTGCGACAAGTAGAGATAGATGAGAAATTATTAGAGGACATTGCCAAAGCTACGGGCGGAAAATACTTTAGGGCTACCAATAACAGCAAGTTGGAAGAGATATACGACGAAATCAACAAATTGGAAAGAACCGAGATTGAAGAGTTCAAATATTACAAATACGAGGAAAAGTTCAGGCCTTGGATATTTTTGGCGGGTGCTTTGTTGTTGTTGGAATGGCTGCTACGCCATACCTTATTCAGAAGTTTCATATGA
- a CDS encoding BatD family protein: protein MRCLVMGLFLLYASNAYTQTTPKIASEVDTTFIKIGEQVTFKVTVEVDSTAQVIFPDGQTFSPLETVEASDTDTVLRQKERMTLLKTYALTQFDSGAYKLPTQRIEIDGKGYFTDSLMINVATVPVDTLKQQMFDIKPLIQVERTSGSYWKLLLGILGALLLIAGLFYWFVFRKKPLSEAEKEALLPPYDRALMELKRLENSRYLIQDEYKQYYSELTDIVRSYLEEDVHVSALESTTDQLIEKLELLKDSGELELDTETIVQFKKILQTADLVKFAKSKPDTLVAEQDRKTIEQIVVKTHDALPEPTEEELMQQAEYQEEFMRRKQRKKLVIGIVVLFGVLFTGAAIAVANYGFSYLKDSILGHPTKELLEGEWVASSYGFPPIVLETPKVLVRKQIELPEEAQKAIKELQAFEYSSQVGLFDIGVSSVTYKEPIEAPIDQTIEQLLQTFQAAGAKNIITKDDVFTTISGVKGTRVYGSGKFKSPSSEELIKGKYEILVFGAKGFQQTIGITYLEDDAYAQQIVDRIKNTLEVKLEL, encoded by the coding sequence ATGCGATGTCTCGTCATGGGCTTATTTTTGCTCTACGCTTCAAACGCATATACCCAAACCACCCCGAAAATCGCTTCGGAGGTCGATACCACCTTTATAAAAATCGGAGAGCAGGTTACCTTTAAGGTCACGGTCGAGGTAGACTCTACCGCGCAGGTTATCTTTCCGGACGGACAGACGTTTTCTCCCTTGGAGACCGTTGAAGCATCCGATACCGATACGGTACTACGCCAAAAGGAACGGATGACACTCTTAAAAACCTATGCTTTAACGCAGTTCGATTCCGGGGCCTACAAACTTCCAACCCAACGCATTGAAATAGATGGCAAAGGCTATTTTACCGATTCGCTCATGATCAATGTGGCCACCGTTCCGGTAGACACCTTGAAACAGCAAATGTTCGATATCAAACCTTTGATTCAGGTGGAACGGACCAGTGGGTCGTATTGGAAACTTCTTTTGGGTATTTTAGGGGCCTTGCTACTGATTGCAGGTTTGTTCTATTGGTTCGTGTTCCGTAAAAAACCCTTATCAGAAGCTGAAAAAGAGGCTTTGCTGCCGCCCTACGACAGGGCTTTGATGGAGTTGAAAAGATTAGAGAACTCCCGCTACTTGATTCAGGACGAATACAAACAGTACTATTCGGAACTTACCGATATCGTCCGTTCCTATTTAGAGGAAGACGTGCATGTTAGTGCTTTGGAGAGTACTACCGACCAACTCATCGAAAAGTTAGAACTGCTAAAAGATTCCGGGGAACTCGAACTCGACACGGAAACCATAGTGCAGTTCAAGAAAATTTTGCAAACTGCCGATTTGGTCAAGTTCGCCAAATCGAAACCCGATACCTTGGTCGCCGAACAAGATCGAAAAACCATCGAGCAAATCGTGGTAAAAACCCATGATGCCCTACCAGAGCCGACTGAAGAAGAATTAATGCAACAGGCCGAATATCAGGAAGAATTTATGCGCCGTAAGCAACGTAAAAAACTCGTAATCGGTATTGTAGTGTTGTTCGGGGTGCTCTTTACGGGTGCTGCGATCGCAGTGGCCAACTACGGTTTTAGCTATCTGAAAGATTCCATTCTGGGCCATCCGACCAAGGAACTTCTCGAAGGGGAATGGGTGGCAAGTTCGTACGGATTTCCACCTATTGTTTTAGAGACGCCGAAGGTACTGGTACGAAAACAAATTGAGCTTCCTGAGGAAGCCCAAAAGGCAATAAAGGAATTGCAAGCCTTCGAGTACAGTAGTCAAGTAGGACTTTTCGATATCGGCGTTAGTTCTGTCACGTACAAAGAGCCCATAGAAGCACCAATAGATCAGACTATTGAACAGTTGCTGCAAACTTTTCAGGCAGCGGGGGCGAAAAACATTATTACCAAAGACGACGTGTTCACGACGATAAGCGGCGTAAAAGGGACACGCGTTTATGGTAGCGGTAAATTCAAGTCACCATCATCGGAGGAATTGATCAAGGGGAAATATGAGATTTTGGTCTTTGGGGCCAAAGGTTTTCAACAGACCATCGGCATCACTTATCTCGAAGACGATGCCTACGCGCAGCAAATCGTAGACCGTATTAAAAACACCTTAGAAGTAAAACTGGAATTATAA
- a CDS encoding DUF58 domain-containing protein produces the protein MDTKELLKKVRKIEIKTRRLSDHIFGGEYHSTFKGRGMTFSEVRQYQFGDDVRSIDWNVTARYNEPFVKVFEEERELTMMLVADVSGSELFGTTNQFKKEIITEISATLAFSALQNNDKVGLMLFSDTVELFIPPKKGKSHVLRIIRELLEFKPKSNKTDLSEALKFLSSVLKKKAIVFVLSDFIASDYEKTLKIAGNKHDVTGIRVFDEKEESIPNLGMVQMQDAETGKVQLVNTQSKSVRMAYGQYHRERVDYFRETFTKSGCGTLSCRVDESYVKKLLRYFKRRG, from the coding sequence CGTCTTTCCGACCATATTTTTGGTGGGGAATATCATTCTACCTTTAAAGGTCGAGGAATGACGTTTAGCGAGGTACGCCAATATCAATTCGGTGATGATGTACGTAGTATCGATTGGAACGTGACCGCACGGTACAACGAACCTTTTGTAAAGGTTTTTGAGGAAGAACGCGAACTTACCATGATGTTGGTCGCAGATGTCAGCGGCTCGGAACTCTTCGGTACCACCAACCAATTCAAAAAAGAGATTATTACCGAAATATCGGCTACCTTGGCCTTTTCAGCCTTACAGAACAACGATAAGGTGGGTTTAATGCTATTTTCAGATACGGTAGAATTGTTTATTCCGCCTAAGAAGGGAAAAAGCCATGTGCTACGTATTATTCGGGAGCTATTGGAGTTTAAACCGAAAAGTAACAAGACCGATTTGTCGGAGGCACTTAAGTTTCTCAGTAGCGTCCTTAAAAAGAAGGCCATCGTTTTCGTGCTTTCGGACTTTATTGCGAGCGACTACGAAAAGACCTTGAAAATCGCAGGCAATAAGCATGATGTAACCGGTATTCGGGTTTTTGACGAAAAGGAAGAATCCATTCCCAATTTGGGCATGGTGCAGATGCAGGATGCCGAAACCGGAAAAGTGCAGTTGGTGAACACCCAATCCAAAAGCGTTCGAATGGCTTACGGTCAATACCATCGAGAACGAGTAGACTATTTTCGGGAAACCTTTACCAAATCTGGCTGTGGTACTTTAAGCTGTAGGGTAGATGAAAGCTACGTTAAAAAGTTACTGAGGTATTTCAAAAGAAGAGGGTGA